A window of Hyalangium gracile contains these coding sequences:
- a CDS encoding ABC transporter ATP-binding protein, whose protein sequence is MIEVRNLHKRFGAVTAVEDVSFAAADGVVTGLLGPNGAGKTTTLRMLYTLIKPDRGTARVDGLDVAERPMDVRRAIGVLPDARGLYPRLTAREHARYAGELHGLSGAALDKRVDELIALLDMKDIANRRAEGFSQGERMKVALARALVHSPRNVLLDEPTNGLDVMSTRAVRTLIRRLKEEGHCVLFSSHVMQEVAALCDRIVVIARGRVVAEGSPDELRARTGKESLEEAFVSVIGTDQGLMQ, encoded by the coding sequence ATGATTGAAGTGCGCAACCTTCACAAGCGCTTCGGCGCGGTGACGGCGGTGGAGGATGTGTCCTTCGCCGCCGCGGACGGCGTCGTCACGGGCCTGCTGGGGCCCAACGGCGCCGGCAAGACGACCACGCTGCGGATGCTCTACACCCTCATCAAGCCGGACCGCGGCACCGCTCGCGTGGACGGCCTGGATGTGGCCGAGCGCCCCATGGACGTGCGCCGCGCCATCGGCGTGCTGCCGGACGCGCGCGGCCTCTACCCGCGCCTCACCGCCCGCGAGCACGCCCGGTACGCCGGGGAGCTCCACGGGCTGTCCGGCGCGGCGCTCGACAAGCGCGTGGACGAGCTCATCGCCCTGCTGGACATGAAGGACATCGCCAACCGGCGCGCCGAGGGCTTCAGCCAGGGCGAGCGCATGAAGGTGGCCCTGGCGCGCGCCCTCGTGCACAGCCCTCGCAACGTGCTGCTGGACGAGCCCACCAACGGCCTGGACGTGATGAGCACCCGCGCCGTGCGCACCCTCATCCGCCGGCTCAAGGAGGAGGGGCACTGCGTGCTCTTCTCCAGCCACGTCATGCAGGAGGTGGCCGCGCTGTGTGACCGTATCGTCGTCATCGCCCGGGGCCGCGTGGTGGCCGAGGGCAGCCCGGATGAGCTGCGCGCCCGCACCGGCAAGGAGAGCCTGGAGGAGGCGTTCGTGTCCGTCATCGGCACCGACCAGGGGTTGATGCAATGA
- a CDS encoding LEA type 2 family protein: MPTMKRSLLVLLALSLLTLTGCATLKKLFKKPRVTFKTARLSSASLSDATVDVVYQVDNPNTFGLSLAKVDYAFFVEGKQVVAGSPRKGLQLKARDSSELVFPANVKFADIVPVVETFLTKDAAAYKVQGELGIDTPIGVISFPLTHEGTFEVPKVPNVQFEAPRISNISLTGATVEFPLSITNRNSFPLPIAGLAGDLKVAGASVGTLSTGDLGMLDGKGSRQVTLPLQINFARAASAASALRSGNAQVTWNARVTSGSQNLPINIGQLLQFRR, encoded by the coding sequence ATGCCCACCATGAAACGATCCCTTCTCGTCCTCCTGGCCCTGTCGCTGCTCACCCTCACCGGCTGCGCCACGCTCAAGAAGCTCTTCAAGAAGCCGCGCGTCACCTTCAAGACCGCGCGCCTGTCGAGCGCCTCGCTCTCGGACGCCACCGTGGACGTCGTCTACCAGGTGGACAACCCCAACACCTTCGGCCTCTCGCTCGCCAAGGTGGACTACGCCTTCTTCGTCGAGGGCAAGCAGGTGGTCGCCGGCAGCCCTCGCAAGGGCCTGCAGCTGAAGGCCCGCGACAGCAGCGAGCTCGTCTTCCCCGCCAACGTGAAGTTCGCGGACATCGTCCCCGTGGTGGAGACGTTCCTCACCAAGGACGCGGCCGCCTACAAGGTGCAGGGCGAGCTGGGCATCGACACGCCCATCGGCGTCATCAGCTTCCCCCTCACGCACGAGGGCACCTTCGAGGTGCCCAAGGTCCCCAACGTCCAGTTCGAGGCGCCGCGCATCAGCAACATCTCCCTCACCGGCGCCACGGTGGAGTTCCCCCTCAGCATCACCAACCGCAACAGCTTCCCCCTGCCCATCGCCGGGCTGGCCGGAGACCTCAAGGTGGCCGGCGCCAGCGTGGGCACCCTGTCCACGGGTGACCTCGGCATGCTCGATGGCAAGGGCAGCCGCCAGGTGACGCTCCCCCTGCAGATCAACTTCGCCCGCGCCGCCTCCGCCGCCTCGGCGCTGCGCTCGGGTAACGCCCAGGTGACATGGAACGCGCGCGTCACCTCCGGCAGCCAGAACCTGCCGATCAACATCGGCCAGCTCCTGCAATTCAGACGCTGA
- a CDS encoding DUF6986 family protein, with protein sequence MTAKLSSRIPAARAALTKSNQEYARAYPGESPRRQPVHTVYGGAQLFKAETARKMGQVALATFREYAPDASTLAGCLELPRQGDFAQRVYERVVAKLEHEAVEDFRIDFEDGYGNRPDAEEDGHAVSTAEQVARGMAEGTLPPFIGIRIKSLTEELFERAARTLELFVTTLLGRTGGKLPENFVVTLPKVISPEQVSALVRMLEVLEQDGGLPAGALKLELMVETPQSLFDAQGRLALPGLVAAAEGRCVGAHLGVYDYTASLNITAAYQSMTHPACDFARQLVQVSLAGTGVALSDGATNVMPVGPHKKEGTQALTAAQQKENREVVHRAWRLAYEHTRHSLALGYYQGWDLHPAQLPVRYAAVYAFFLEGMDAASRRLKGFVEKAAQATLLGDVFDDAATGQGLLNSFLRGIACGAITEEEAQASGLSLEELRSRSFLKILEGRRKVGAAR encoded by the coding sequence ATGACGGCGAAGCTCTCCTCCCGTATCCCCGCCGCGCGCGCGGCGCTGACGAAGTCCAACCAGGAGTACGCGCGGGCCTACCCGGGTGAGTCTCCGCGCCGCCAGCCGGTGCACACCGTGTACGGCGGCGCCCAGCTCTTCAAGGCGGAGACGGCGCGGAAGATGGGGCAGGTAGCGCTGGCCACGTTCCGCGAGTACGCGCCGGACGCGAGCACGCTCGCCGGGTGCCTGGAGCTGCCGCGGCAGGGCGACTTCGCGCAGCGGGTGTACGAGCGCGTGGTGGCCAAGCTCGAGCACGAGGCGGTGGAGGACTTCCGCATCGACTTCGAGGACGGCTACGGCAACCGGCCGGACGCGGAGGAGGACGGGCACGCGGTGTCCACGGCGGAGCAGGTGGCGCGGGGGATGGCGGAGGGCACGCTGCCGCCGTTCATCGGCATCCGCATCAAGTCCCTCACCGAGGAGCTGTTCGAGCGGGCCGCGCGCACGCTGGAGCTGTTCGTCACCACGCTGCTGGGGCGCACGGGCGGAAAGCTGCCGGAGAACTTCGTCGTCACGCTGCCGAAGGTCATCTCGCCCGAGCAGGTCTCCGCGCTGGTGCGCATGCTGGAGGTGCTGGAGCAGGATGGTGGACTGCCGGCCGGAGCGCTGAAGCTGGAGCTGATGGTGGAGACGCCGCAGTCCCTCTTCGATGCGCAGGGGCGGCTGGCGCTGCCGGGGCTGGTGGCGGCGGCGGAGGGACGCTGCGTGGGGGCGCACCTGGGCGTGTATGACTACACGGCCTCGCTCAACATCACGGCGGCGTACCAGAGCATGACGCACCCGGCGTGCGACTTCGCGCGGCAGTTGGTGCAGGTGTCGCTGGCGGGTACGGGGGTGGCGCTCTCGGACGGAGCCACCAATGTCATGCCGGTGGGCCCGCATAAGAAGGAGGGCACGCAGGCGCTGACGGCGGCGCAGCAGAAGGAAAACCGCGAGGTGGTACACCGGGCGTGGCGGCTGGCGTACGAGCACACTCGGCACTCGCTGGCGCTGGGATACTACCAGGGGTGGGATCTGCACCCGGCGCAGCTGCCCGTGCGCTACGCAGCGGTGTACGCGTTCTTCCTGGAGGGGATGGATGCGGCCTCGCGCCGGCTCAAGGGCTTCGTCGAGAAAGCGGCCCAGGCGACGCTGCTCGGGGACGTGTTCGACGACGCGGCCACGGGACAGGGGCTGTTGAACTCCTTCCTGCGCGGCATCGCCTGCGGGGCCATCACGGAGGAGGAAGCCCAGGCGAGCGGGCTCTCGCTCGAGGAGCTGCGCAGCCGCTCGTTCCTGAAGATCCTCGAGGGCCGGCGCAAGGTGGGGGCGGCCCGATAA
- a CDS encoding DUF2804 domain-containing protein: protein MTPEREMPLPPVPNSVATSQGEPRFGKYQGELPEVDLGRLQGRWAPAAAARLLKRKRWLYTFAATPEVAAVFAVIDLGYTSSAFAVAVDLKDRRPLADVSFLGAPGPQVAVSDRPGAGLAASFRTIGGRLSARRGEEDERYQLEVDVSRVRTGSLQSFQWRGELLVAGGPPALTLIAPVEQDGLVNVTQKRSGLLALGSLEAGGKRFRMDGGVGGLDYTQGYLARHTAWRWAFAAGRLADGTPVGFNFAEGFNEGSGQTENALWVGDRIYPLGSARFEYDPKELLDPWRVRTDDGAVDLRFKPIYVHREEKDLRLVVSHFAQPVGLFEGTVRVQGRTYTLANLPGVTEEQDMLW, encoded by the coding sequence ATGACACCCGAGCGAGAGATGCCGCTTCCTCCCGTCCCGAACTCCGTGGCCACGAGCCAGGGCGAGCCTCGCTTCGGCAAGTACCAGGGCGAGCTGCCCGAGGTGGACCTGGGGCGGCTCCAGGGCCGGTGGGCGCCCGCGGCGGCGGCTCGGCTGCTCAAGCGCAAGCGCTGGCTCTACACCTTCGCCGCCACGCCCGAGGTGGCCGCCGTCTTCGCGGTCATCGACCTGGGCTACACCTCGAGCGCCTTCGCCGTCGCGGTGGACCTGAAGGATCGCCGGCCGCTGGCCGACGTGAGCTTCCTCGGAGCACCCGGACCGCAGGTGGCGGTGAGCGACCGGCCAGGCGCCGGGCTGGCCGCCTCGTTCAGGACGATTGGAGGCCGGCTCTCCGCGCGGCGGGGCGAGGAGGACGAGCGCTACCAATTGGAGGTGGACGTCAGCCGGGTGCGGACCGGGAGCCTCCAGTCCTTCCAGTGGCGGGGCGAGCTGCTGGTGGCCGGCGGGCCTCCCGCGCTCACGCTGATTGCCCCGGTGGAGCAGGACGGGCTGGTGAACGTGACGCAGAAGCGCAGCGGGCTGCTGGCGCTGGGGAGCCTGGAGGCGGGGGGCAAGCGCTTCCGGATGGATGGAGGCGTGGGCGGGCTGGACTACACGCAGGGCTACCTGGCGCGACACACCGCGTGGCGCTGGGCCTTCGCGGCGGGCCGGCTGGCGGACGGGACGCCCGTGGGCTTCAACTTCGCGGAGGGCTTCAACGAGGGCTCGGGGCAGACCGAGAACGCGCTGTGGGTGGGAGATCGCATCTACCCGCTGGGGAGCGCGCGCTTCGAGTACGACCCGAAGGAGCTGCTGGATCCGTGGCGGGTGAGGACGGACGACGGCGCGGTGGATCTGCGCTTCAAGCCCATCTACGTCCACCGCGAGGAGAAGGACCTGCGCCTGGTGGTGAGCCACTTCGCGCAGCCAGTGGGGCTCTTCGAGGGCACCGTGCGAGTGCAGGGCCGCACGTACACGCTGGCGAACCTGCCGGGCGTGACCGAGGAGCAGGACATGCTCTGGTGA
- a CDS encoding ABC transporter permease: MRRLIATVFRKEMKDHLRDRRSVMSALAGPLIGPLIFAVMFTLMASWFREGKPLEVSVIGRENAPSLMAFLERHGAILKETPKDYEALIQAGELDAVLIIPADYGKDFTSGHPAAVQLVVDNSRNQARATVRRLSPLLEGYSGMIGAQRLFARGVSPELATPVRVDEVDLATPERMAANILNMIPIFLVFAAFMGGMNVAIDTMAGERERGSLEPLLLNPVHRGAVVLGKWLTTVVLAWVAIGVCLTAFLLAASHVPLQDLGVKARFDVAAVLGMLATVVPLALVASAGQMLVSTYARSFKEAQTYIQLLLLLPMVPGMLLAVSPIQSQLWMYAIPIFSQQLLVGEVMRGQAVGPLPFLLGALGCVAAAALCLTLTTRLLSEERIIFGRS, from the coding sequence ATGAGGAGGCTCATCGCCACCGTCTTCCGCAAGGAGATGAAGGACCACCTGCGCGACAGGCGCTCGGTGATGAGCGCGCTGGCCGGTCCGCTCATCGGCCCGCTCATCTTCGCCGTCATGTTCACGCTGATGGCCTCGTGGTTCCGCGAGGGCAAGCCGCTGGAGGTCTCCGTCATCGGCCGCGAGAACGCTCCCAGCCTCATGGCCTTCCTGGAGCGCCACGGCGCCATCCTCAAGGAGACGCCCAAGGACTACGAGGCGCTCATCCAGGCCGGCGAGCTGGACGCCGTGCTCATCATCCCGGCGGACTACGGCAAGGACTTCACCTCGGGACACCCCGCCGCGGTGCAGCTCGTGGTGGACAACTCGCGCAACCAGGCGCGCGCCACCGTCCGGCGGCTGAGCCCCCTGCTGGAGGGCTACTCGGGGATGATCGGCGCCCAGCGCCTCTTCGCCCGAGGCGTCTCGCCCGAGCTGGCCACCCCCGTGCGCGTGGACGAGGTGGACCTGGCCACGCCCGAGCGCATGGCCGCCAACATCCTCAACATGATCCCCATCTTCCTGGTCTTCGCCGCCTTCATGGGCGGGATGAACGTGGCCATCGACACCATGGCGGGAGAGCGCGAGCGCGGCTCGCTGGAACCCCTGCTGCTCAACCCGGTGCACCGCGGCGCGGTGGTGCTGGGCAAGTGGCTCACCACGGTGGTGCTCGCGTGGGTGGCCATCGGCGTGTGCCTCACGGCCTTCCTCCTGGCGGCCAGCCACGTGCCGCTGCAGGACCTGGGCGTGAAGGCGCGCTTCGATGTGGCGGCGGTGCTCGGCATGCTCGCCACGGTGGTGCCGCTGGCGCTGGTGGCCTCGGCGGGGCAGATGCTGGTGTCCACCTATGCGCGCTCCTTCAAGGAAGCGCAGACGTACATCCAGCTGCTGCTGCTGCTGCCCATGGTGCCCGGCATGCTGCTGGCCGTCTCGCCCATCCAGAGCCAGCTGTGGATGTACGCCATTCCCATCTTCAGCCAGCAGCTCCTGGTGGGCGAGGTGATGCGGGGCCAGGCCGTCGGCCCGCTGCCCTTCCTCCTGGGCGCGCTGGGGTGCGTGGCCGCGGCGGCCCTGTGCCTGACGCTCACCACGCGGCTGCTGAGCGAGGAGCGCATCATCTTCGGCCGTTCGTGA
- a CDS encoding trypsin-like serine protease: MLQSWRVRLLESAFLTVLLASGGCAISASTEHPDLEYVPAELQLGSASPVVSEGWIDSLNRYLSTVLVTTTFLVPKKGTQVKTCSGVIIHPRVVLTAGHCVCAVRQPVPPEASDTTLTDKSTCAKTAQVTLLRYEPSDSPAQDVPRSGSSGPPAANLGPYSGKVQAHEDLHIVYKDIDTGTGWETNTEYSHADLAVIVLEEALRGPARPIKLADEPVHLKDRIVLVGYGAGILGNALGAPVRRYGENTVVSIKADGSTFHVGRGLEIEPSYLGEKPSVVRQRGSYAAAGDSGGPCFRERKGALELVGIARSTHGPPLVLSVYTSTHAYLGWLRQKIAGVEADPTD, translated from the coding sequence ATGCTTCAATCCTGGAGAGTGAGGCTCCTTGAATCTGCCTTCCTGACAGTGCTCCTCGCCAGCGGAGGCTGTGCGATCAGCGCATCTACCGAGCATCCTGACCTCGAATACGTCCCCGCGGAGCTGCAGCTCGGCAGCGCGAGTCCGGTCGTGTCCGAGGGCTGGATCGATAGTCTGAATCGCTACCTGTCCACCGTATTGGTGACCACGACCTTTCTCGTCCCGAAGAAGGGAACCCAGGTCAAGACGTGCAGTGGAGTGATCATCCACCCGCGAGTGGTGCTGACCGCCGGACACTGTGTCTGTGCGGTTCGGCAGCCGGTTCCTCCCGAGGCGAGTGACACAACGCTCACCGACAAGTCGACGTGCGCGAAGACGGCTCAGGTCACGCTGCTCCGATACGAGCCCTCGGACAGTCCGGCTCAGGACGTGCCGCGCTCTGGCTCCTCTGGCCCGCCTGCCGCGAATCTTGGGCCGTACAGCGGAAAGGTCCAAGCACACGAGGATCTTCACATCGTCTACAAGGATATCGATACGGGCACTGGCTGGGAGACGAACACGGAATACAGCCACGCGGATCTCGCGGTCATCGTTTTGGAAGAAGCCCTGCGAGGCCCTGCTCGCCCCATCAAGCTGGCCGACGAGCCCGTCCACCTCAAGGACAGGATCGTCCTTGTGGGATATGGAGCCGGAATTCTCGGCAATGCGTTGGGCGCTCCCGTGCGGCGCTACGGTGAGAACACCGTCGTTTCCATCAAAGCGGACGGCTCGACCTTCCACGTCGGCAGAGGGCTCGAGATTGAGCCCAGCTATCTTGGAGAGAAGCCAAGTGTCGTGCGACAGCGAGGCTCATATGCCGCCGCAGGCGACAGCGGAGGGCCCTGCTTCCGCGAACGCAAGGGGGCCCTGGAGCTGGTAGGCATCGCTCGATCGACGCACGGCCCGCCGCTCGTGCTGTCCGTGTACACCAGCACCCACGCCTACCTCGGGTGGCTCCGCCAGAAGATCGCCGGCGTGGAGGCGGACCCTACGGATTAG
- a CDS encoding alpha/beta hydrolase has product MLLALAVVLTGACSRGGGQQSGRRVNLSSCRVEGIEYQTLCGTYEVFEDRAAKQGRKVPLRVVVVPALAATAEPDPVVLLAGGPGQAATEVKVLKMVDRLHRNRDIVLVDQRGTGASRPLKCHPDPINEGLAAKFDDAYREEEFKKCVAGYDADPRLYTTPIAMDDLDEVREALGYEKLNLWGISYGTRAALVYMRQHPERVRTVVLDGVAPMSLYLPLYMPRDGQRALDLLFEHCEKDASCAKAFPELRSRVQAMVEQMGQAPVKVSVEHPLTGVPEEITLSRTVFLQMLFGQLYVPEIATLVPLMLDRATKGDWTPFVALSQGVSGGMSETISHGMFFSVVCAEDAPFITDEAITREAKGTWFGEQMVRNMLEPCKVWPRGTVPEGYREPVTSSVPTLLLSGELDPVTPPVWGEEAKKTLSRSLHVVVPGVGHNTMVLGCIQALMADFVTKGSVDGLKPGCGSDLTRPPFFTSFAGPVP; this is encoded by the coding sequence ATGCTCCTGGCGCTCGCGGTGGTGCTGACGGGGGCGTGCAGCCGGGGCGGTGGGCAGCAGTCCGGACGCCGGGTGAACCTGAGCTCCTGCCGCGTGGAGGGCATCGAGTACCAGACCCTTTGCGGCACATACGAAGTCTTCGAGGACCGGGCGGCGAAGCAGGGGCGCAAGGTGCCGCTGCGCGTGGTGGTGGTGCCGGCGCTGGCGGCCACGGCGGAGCCGGATCCGGTGGTGCTGCTGGCGGGCGGGCCGGGGCAGGCGGCCACGGAGGTGAAGGTCCTGAAGATGGTGGACCGGCTGCACCGCAACAGGGACATCGTCCTGGTGGACCAGCGCGGCACGGGCGCGTCGCGGCCGCTGAAGTGCCACCCGGACCCCATCAACGAGGGGCTGGCCGCGAAGTTCGACGACGCCTACCGCGAGGAGGAGTTCAAGAAGTGCGTGGCGGGCTACGACGCGGACCCTCGCCTGTACACCACGCCCATCGCGATGGATGACCTGGACGAGGTGCGCGAGGCGCTGGGCTACGAGAAGCTCAACCTGTGGGGCATCTCGTACGGGACGAGGGCGGCGCTCGTGTACATGCGCCAGCACCCGGAGCGCGTGCGCACGGTGGTGCTGGACGGCGTGGCGCCCATGAGCCTGTACCTGCCGCTGTACATGCCTCGGGACGGGCAGCGGGCGCTGGACCTGCTCTTCGAGCACTGCGAGAAGGACGCCAGCTGCGCCAAGGCGTTCCCCGAGCTGCGCTCCCGGGTGCAGGCGATGGTGGAGCAGATGGGGCAGGCGCCGGTGAAGGTGAGCGTGGAGCACCCGCTCACCGGCGTGCCGGAGGAGATCACCCTCTCGCGGACCGTCTTCCTGCAGATGCTGTTCGGCCAGCTCTACGTGCCGGAGATCGCCACGCTGGTGCCGCTGATGCTGGACCGGGCAACGAAGGGGGACTGGACTCCGTTCGTCGCGCTGAGCCAGGGCGTCTCGGGAGGCATGAGTGAGACGATCAGCCACGGCATGTTCTTCTCGGTGGTGTGCGCGGAGGACGCGCCCTTCATCACCGACGAGGCCATCACCCGCGAGGCGAAGGGCACCTGGTTCGGCGAGCAGATGGTCCGCAACATGCTCGAGCCGTGCAAGGTGTGGCCGCGCGGCACGGTGCCGGAGGGCTACCGGGAGCCGGTGACGTCCTCGGTGCCCACGTTGCTGCTGTCCGGAGAGCTGGACCCGGTGACGCCGCCCGTGTGGGGAGAGGAGGCGAAGAAGACGCTCTCCCGCAGCCTGCACGTGGTGGTGCCCGGCGTGGGCCACAACACGATGGTGCTGGGCTGCATCCAGGCGCTGATGGCGGACTTCGTGACGAAGGGCAGCGTGGACGGCTTGAAGCCCGGGTGTGGCTCGGACCTGACGCGCCCTCCGTTCTTCACCTCGTTCGCGGGCCCGGTACCTTGA
- a CDS encoding DUF2378 family protein, translating to MQKRTSPLTPPPLGVEPMSRAILFEGLFVLGLPRNEAFEAELREAGFDRDDLVPQYPLSLFRRCLDIACKHFYPGLTVEEGRRRLGQQFAQGFSQTVLGRVVSVNLPLLGPARFLKKFPEHLRFDSSPIVVNAVEIHERGYRMEFRTGVGLSPHFLRGLLEEGLRMTKVTPTIRVTQSSPISFDLHITW from the coding sequence ATGCAGAAGCGGACGAGCCCGTTGACGCCGCCCCCGCTCGGGGTGGAGCCCATGTCGCGCGCGATCCTCTTCGAAGGGCTGTTCGTGCTCGGGCTGCCGCGCAACGAGGCCTTCGAGGCGGAGCTGCGCGAGGCAGGCTTTGATCGGGACGACCTGGTCCCCCAGTACCCGCTGAGCCTGTTCCGGCGCTGCCTGGACATCGCCTGCAAGCACTTCTACCCGGGGCTGACGGTGGAGGAGGGGCGGCGCAGGCTGGGCCAGCAGTTCGCCCAGGGCTTCTCGCAGACGGTGCTGGGGCGCGTGGTGTCGGTGAACCTGCCGCTGCTGGGGCCCGCGCGCTTCCTCAAGAAGTTCCCGGAGCACCTGCGGTTCGACTCCTCGCCCATCGTCGTCAACGCCGTGGAGATACACGAGCGCGGCTACCGCATGGAGTTCCGCACCGGCGTGGGCTTGTCGCCCCACTTCCTCCGAGGCCTGCTGGAGGAGGGGCTGCGGATGACGAAGGTCACCCCCACCATCCGTGTAACGCAGTCCTCGCCCATCAGTTTCGATCTGCACATCACCTGGTAG
- a CDS encoding trypsin-like serine protease, which yields MTDAGISSRESVPVPSARLDEDALDAPVPLEEVTDGGWEVLDLVGPAVDLPIETHLLPLAGRVDVANRYVSVVLVTVDLNEKKRNFCSGTIIGHRLVLTAGHCVCLQRKEPSEPSGSQSIIDGSACARTATVATTAYGPFADTNERVAWRRATYDGMVRPHPRLRIVLDGQGHVVSSDADLAVIVLDEPFEKEFRPIPLADKDIQLNESIVIVGSGYDETANAYDGERRSSTNTIIEVLASGGGRLRIRQPDGHHYKGDSGGPCLREGSEGAVLVGVSSRNLGEGEAVTSTYPYRDWLRGEIQRAEGRQQTRPK from the coding sequence GTGACCGACGCGGGCATTTCCTCGCGCGAGAGCGTCCCAGTTCCAAGCGCGCGCCTGGACGAGGATGCGCTCGACGCTCCCGTTCCCCTGGAAGAGGTAACGGACGGTGGCTGGGAGGTCCTCGACCTGGTGGGACCCGCTGTAGACCTGCCCATCGAGACCCATCTTCTTCCGTTGGCAGGTAGGGTGGATGTGGCGAACCGCTACGTGTCGGTCGTTCTGGTCACGGTGGACCTCAACGAGAAGAAGAGAAACTTTTGCAGCGGGACCATCATTGGCCACCGTCTCGTCCTGACCGCAGGACACTGTGTGTGTCTGCAACGGAAGGAGCCCTCTGAGCCCAGCGGCTCCCAGAGCATCATCGATGGCTCTGCATGTGCGAGGACCGCAACCGTGGCTACGACCGCATATGGTCCTTTCGCGGATACAAATGAGAGGGTGGCTTGGCGTAGAGCGACCTATGACGGAATGGTCCGGCCCCATCCAAGGCTCCGAATCGTCCTGGATGGGCAAGGCCATGTGGTGTCCAGCGATGCGGACCTTGCAGTCATCGTTCTGGATGAGCCCTTCGAGAAGGAGTTCCGCCCCATCCCGCTGGCGGACAAGGACATCCAGCTCAACGAGTCCATCGTCATCGTCGGTTCCGGCTATGACGAGACGGCCAATGCCTACGACGGGGAGCGGCGCTCCAGCACTAACACGATCATCGAAGTGCTGGCATCAGGAGGCGGGCGGCTGCGCATCCGGCAACCCGATGGCCACCACTACAAGGGAGATAGCGGAGGACCCTGCCTGCGAGAAGGGTCCGAGGGCGCCGTCCTTGTCGGTGTCTCCAGCCGGAACCTAGGCGAGGGAGAGGCCGTCACGAGTACGTACCCATACCGGGACTGGCTGCGCGGCGAGATCCAACGAGCAGAGGGAAGACAGCAGACGCGTCCGAAGTAG
- a CDS encoding urate hydroxylase PuuD — MSPVVQEWLNLVVRWAHVIAAIMWIGDSFLFMWLDSQLRKPDRPLEGEVVGELWMAHSGGFYEVVKRKSLQALPPQLHWFKWESYSTWISGFLLLIIVYYMGDRAMLTDASSPLSHLQAVGISFGLIAGGVVLYDVLCRTPLIRNNRVFGAVGFVLITAAAYGITQVFSARASFLQVGAMLGTIMASNVFFRIIPAQKHMLAATRAGTQVDTSYGVRAKQRSTHNHYLTLPVLFTMVSNHFPVLFGHPEPWAVLALLFLAGAGVKYIMNFRTRTHPVVLGGTVMALAGVAVMTAPKSMEIDPALATGPKVSFATAQAIVQTRCVTCHAEKPTNPSFTAPPLGVMLDTPERLQAHAQRVFVRSVQTQTMPLGNMTSMSDPERKLLGAWIAQGADIKAPGPADVPTTVAAPTKVYASAAEEARAVFAQRCAPCHGPEGRGNGPSSAALNPKPRNYHDVEWQKSVTDEGIAKTILEGGMAVGKSEIMPANPDLEQRPELVTELVKLLRSFGKEGGSP, encoded by the coding sequence ATGAGCCCCGTCGTCCAGGAATGGCTGAACCTCGTCGTCCGCTGGGCCCACGTGATCGCCGCCATCATGTGGATCGGCGACTCGTTCCTCTTCATGTGGCTGGACTCCCAGCTCCGCAAGCCCGACCGCCCCCTCGAAGGCGAGGTCGTCGGCGAGCTGTGGATGGCTCACAGCGGCGGCTTCTATGAGGTCGTCAAGCGCAAGAGCCTCCAGGCCCTGCCGCCCCAGCTCCACTGGTTCAAGTGGGAGTCGTACTCCACGTGGATCAGCGGCTTCCTCCTGCTCATCATCGTCTACTACATGGGCGACCGGGCGATGCTCACGGACGCCAGCTCGCCCCTGTCCCACCTCCAGGCGGTGGGCATCAGCTTCGGCCTCATCGCCGGAGGCGTCGTCCTCTACGACGTGCTCTGCCGCACGCCCCTCATCCGCAACAACCGCGTCTTTGGCGCCGTGGGCTTCGTCCTCATCACCGCCGCCGCCTATGGCATCACCCAGGTCTTCAGCGCCCGCGCCTCCTTCCTCCAGGTGGGCGCCATGCTCGGCACCATCATGGCGTCCAACGTCTTCTTCCGGATCATCCCGGCCCAGAAGCACATGCTAGCCGCCACGCGCGCGGGCACCCAGGTCGACACCTCCTATGGCGTGCGCGCCAAGCAGCGCTCGACGCACAACCACTACCTGACGCTGCCCGTGCTGTTCACCATGGTGTCCAACCACTTCCCCGTCCTCTTCGGACACCCGGAGCCGTGGGCCGTGCTCGCCCTCCTGTTCCTGGCCGGAGCCGGTGTGAAGTACATCATGAACTTCCGCACGCGCACGCACCCGGTGGTGCTCGGCGGCACGGTGATGGCTCTTGCCGGCGTGGCGGTGATGACCGCTCCGAAGTCCATGGAGATCGATCCCGCGCTCGCCACCGGACCCAAGGTCTCGTTCGCCACGGCGCAGGCCATCGTCCAGACGCGCTGCGTGACGTGTCACGCCGAGAAGCCCACCAACCCGTCCTTCACCGCCCCGCCGCTCGGAGTGATGCTCGACACGCCCGAGCGCCTGCAGGCCCACGCCCAGCGCGTCTTCGTGCGCTCCGTGCAGACCCAGACCATGCCGCTGGGAAACATGACCTCCATGAGCGACCCGGAGCGGAAGCTGCTCGGCGCCTGGATCGCTCAAGGCGCGGACATCAAAGCTCCCGGCCCGGCCGACGTCCCCACCACGGTGGCCGCCCCCACGAAGGTGTACGCCAGCGCGGCGGAGGAGGCTCGCGCGGTGTTCGCCCAGCGCTGCGCCCCGTGCCACGGCCCCGAGGGACGCGGCAACGGCCCCTCCTCCGCGGCGCTCAACCCGAAGCCGCGCAACTACCACGATGTCGAGTGGCAGAAGAGCGTGACGGACGAGGGCATCGCCAAGACGATCCTCGAGGGCGGCATGGCCGTGGGCAAGTCGGAGATCATGCCGGCCAACCCGGACCTCGAGCAGCGGCCCGAGCTCGTCACCGAGCTGGTGAAGCTGCTGCGCTCCTTCGGCAAGGAGGGCGGCAGTCCGTAA